The sequence below is a genomic window from Polyangiaceae bacterium.
GGGAGGTCGGCAAGGACAGCTTCGGCGTTGGCTTTTGGCAGGTGGCGCAACCGGCGCCGGACAAGAAGGATCCGGCGGAGCAACTGGCGGCTTTCTGCCGCTCCAAGGCGACGGTGTCCGCGCACTGGGAGGGCGACACGATGGTGCTCGCATCCACGGTATCGACCGACGGCAGCGCCGAGGCCGTGCGCATCAACACCCAGGCGAATGGTGGCACGACCACGCGCCGAACCATCACCAAGCGGGCTGGCTGCGCCGCTTCCTTCAAGGCCGACCACATCCGCTTCGAGGTGTTGGACAAGGACGGGGAAGGTCCGACCAAGCTCCGCGCCACTGCCGAAGATGGAACCTTCGAGCTGGTGCGCAGCGCCCCGGACAGCGCCGTACAGCCGACCAAGGTGCTGGAAGGCCGCTGAAATCCGACGCAAAGTTCGCCGAAACGGCGAGGCGTGCTACCAAATCCCCGGGGAAATGCGAGCCGTCCGCACCATAGCCGTCTGTGCCCTGCTGGCCGCTGCCTGCGCCAAGAACGGCCCCGCCGGGGCTTCGGCGGCGGCAGATGGCGCGCCCATGCTCGCCCGCGGGGTGCCCCAGACCGCGGCGCGGGCGCAGGCGCTCTCGGACGCCGGCATCGACGACACGCCGCTCGGCGAGTGGGCGGAGCTGGTGCGAATGCATCGCTACCGCGACGCAGCGCGTGCCATCGACGGGCTCTCGGAGAAAGAACGCGCACGGCCAGAGGTGCGCTTCGCTCGCGCGCGGGTGGCCGCCGCCGTGTCGGATCATGAGCGCGCAGTGCGGGAGCTGACGGGACTGGAAGAGAAGCTCCCGGTACTGAGCCGCGAGATCGAGCGGGCCCGCGCCGAGTCCGCGCTGGAGGCCGGACCGTACGACGTGGCGGTGACCTATTACGGGCAGAAGAGCGACGCCGAGTCGCTCACGCGCGCGGCGTTGGCTCTGATGCGCGCGGGGCAGCTCGAAAAAGCGCGGGCGGCGGCGGACAAGGCGGTTTCCGCGGCGCACCGACAAAAAAAGAATGCGACCGAACGCGAGGCCGAGGCGCGTTCTCAGCGGGCCCTGATCGCCGAGAAGCGCGGCGACAAGACCGGGGCGGAGACGGACCTGCGTTGGCTCGCGGTGAACGCGCCGACCTTGGCGGGCAGCGAAGGCGTGGACGAGCGTCTCGCCAAGGTGGCGCCCAAGCGTACGCTGACGGCGAAGGAGCGCTACGCGCGGGCGCTTGCGCTGGCGGACGAAGGCCGCGTGGAGCAGACGGAGCGAGAGCTCACGCTCGCGGGTAACAAGCTGAAGCAGGCGGAGATCCTGCACGCCAAGGGCTGGGCCCTGTACAGCGCCCGGCACGACTACGAAAAGGCCGCGGAGCTCCTGGAGCGCGCCTCGGAGCTGGGCGGCGAGCACACGGTTTCCGATGCGTTCTACGCGGCGCGTTCGCGATCCCGCGCGGGTCAGGACGACCGCGCCATCAAGATGTACGAGAAGCTGGCGCGGCGCTTTCCCAAGACCAGCTGGGCGGAAAACGCGCTCTACCTCGCGGCGCGCCTCCATTACATCGGCGGCAAGTGGAACGAGGCCTCCGCGGCGTACGGGCGTTATCTGGGCAAGTACGGTCGCAAGGGGCGCTTCGTGAAGACGGCCACCTACGAGCAGGCAGTGGCTTGGCTGGCGGCGGGGCGGAACGCGCAGGCGGCCAAGGTGTTCGGGCGCTTGGCGGACGCGGACGATCGCGATCGATACCAAGCGCGCTACCGCGAGCTCGAAGGCGCCGCCTTGGCGGGGGCAGGGCAGAAGGACCGCGCCATCAAGACCTTCAACAAGGTGATCGACGAAGCGCCGTTGTCGTTCTCGGCGCTGGCGAGCGTGGCGCGGCTGTCGGAGCTCAAGGCCTCGGTGCCACCGTTGATAGAGCCGGGCAAGGCGGCAGCGCAGCGCGCGCCGCTCTCCGTGGAGCTGCCGCCGAAGGTGAAGATCCTTCACAATGTCGGCCTGGATCACGACGCGGAGGACGCGCTGGAAGGCTACGAGACCTCGATCCAGAAACGCTACGCGCCGCGGGGGGAAGAGGCGCTGTGTCGGGCGTATGGCGTCTTGAGCAGCGCCGGTCGGCGTTATCGCGTGGGGCAGCGGGCAGCGCGCTGGGCGGAGCTCAGCGAGGCGCCGTCGAGCAGCAGCCGCTGGCTGTGGGAGTGCATCTATCCTCGCCCCTACGAGTCGCTGGTGAAGGAAGCGGGCAACGAGTACAAGCTCCCGTCGGAGCTGGTGTACGCGATCATGCGGCAAGAGAGCGCGTTCCGGCCGGAGGTCGTGTCCCCGGCAAAGGCCGTGGGCTTGATGCAGCTGATCCCCCCGACGGCGCGTCGCGTGGCCGAAGAGCTGAACATGAGCTACGACCCGCTGAGCTTGTACAGCCCGCCGGTGAACATCCGCATGGGCTCGTACTACCTCTCCAAGGTGCTCGGTAGCTTCGGCGGCAGCGTGCCCCTTGCGGCGGCGGCGTACAACGCCGGTCCCACCACGGTGGCGCGCTGGCTCGACAGCGGCAAGAAGCTCCCGGTGGACGTATGGGTCGCGCGCATTCCGTATGGCGAAACGCGCGGCTACGTGAACCGCGTGGTGGGCAACGTAGCGCGCTACGCTTACCTCTCGGGCGGGGAAGGCGCCGTGCCCAAGCTGGCGCTGGTGCTGCCGCAAGACCTGAGCGTGCCTTCGGATCTGTACTGAGCCGGGCGTCTCGCCGTGCCATGCTCGGCGCCATGCTTCGCGCGGCGCGTTGGATGCTCCTCGGATCAGTAACTTTGGCGTGTGCGTCACCTCGAAGCTCGACTGCATCGCCAAGCCCAAGTGCGCTGCCGGCTCACGGCATGGAGATCCGCTACGCCGTGGAGGCCACGCGCCCGCCTACCAGCTTCACTTTGACCATTCCTGCCAGCGGTGACGCGGAGCTCCTGCTCCTGCAGCCGTTGGCATCGGCGTCGAGCCCTCTCGGACGCTTTCGGGGGCCGCTCGCGGCCGGTCGGCGTGAGGACCTGCGGCGGTTCGTGCAGGACCACGATCTGCTCGACGCAGCGCCGGGCGATGGCGTCACGTCCGAAGGCTCCGGCAGCATCTCGCTGGCGACGCCCGAGGGGCGCATTACGCTCGGTCTCGCGAGCGACGTTCCAGCGCATAACGCGCTGCGCGCGAAGTTGGACGAGCTCGTGCGCGCCCTCCTGAAACATCCCGTTGGAGCCTTCCGCACGGAACTCCGTGCCGAGTCCACGGCAGATGGACTCGTACCTGTGGTTTCACTGGTCCACGTCGGCAGCGAGCCCCTGGCTCTGGTGCTCGTTGACGAGAACATGGTGGCGAGCTTGGTTGTCACGGTGACGTCCCCGACCGGAGTCGTGCGCGAGCTGGTATCGAAGGCCGAGGACATACACGCGCCTCCCGGCATCACCGCGCTATCGCCCGGACAGAAGATCGATGTGTGGATGGGCTCCGTCGTGGAAGCTGGGTCCCACGTTTCGGTGCGTGGCACATGCTGGTACCCCGAAGGTCGAGCTCGGCGTGCGGTCGCACTGTTGGCCGAGGGCGACTTGAAGTAGGCCCGGGTGACGGTGGCGCGCCGGCGCCGCCACCCCGGGGTGACGTTCTCCGCGAAACGCCGCAGGAAATGCCGTGGCATTCGGCTTGCTGAAGCACGGGGTATGAAAATCAAAACCCTGTTCGCATCCTGCATGTTCCTTTCGATTGCCGGTAGCTCGGGTTCGGCCCTCGCCGCCGGGCCCGACGTGCATTCCAGCTGCAACGGCGCCAGCGTTCCGAGCTCGCTCTCGTCCGCCGAAGGCCTCGCGTCTTCCGCGGCGAGCCGCTTGAACGGGCTTGCCGGCAAGTCCAAGGCCCAGCGCGAAGCCTTGTGGAATGCCGGCGCAGAGCGCCGTTGGTTCGGCGCCTACAGCAACACCCGCTTCAATAACGTGCGAAAGCGCATGAACAACATCGCGGAGGCGCTGCGAAGCTCGCGTTTGGACGTGAAGTGCCTGTGGAGCAAGTCCTACTTCGGCAACGCGTCTCCCGGCGTGTACGTCATTCGCCTGGGCTCCGCCTGGAAGTACGAGTCGTCGAGCTCCGTCGACAAGCCGCAGACCTTCGTGCACGAAGCCGCGCACATCCGCGGCGCCGTGCTCGGTGGCGAAGTGCGCGGCAAGTATGGCGTAGCCGATGCGCTCACCCGCGCTCAGAAGCACCCCGGCGTTGCCGTGCGCACGGCGGAAAATCTCGGCTACTACGCCGTGTGTCGCAGTGCCTCCTGGGCCGGCAAGGGCGGCTGCCCGTGAGTTTCCGCGCCGGACCAACACCCTGATCGTATGGATGTTGGTTCGGCGCGGAACCGAGCGAGTCAACCAGACTCAGCGGCGCTTCTTTCGAAGGCGCCTGCGCTTCTGGGGTGCACGGCGCCTTCCGGAGATCCGCTCGAGTTGTTCGACATCGTCCAAGTCCTTGTGTCGGCCGGCTTCACGTTTGATCGCGAGCAGGTCGACCAAGCCGATGTAAAAGACAGGGAATGGTCGACGGGCTCGGACCTGGTCCGTCGCCCTGCGTCGCCACGCGGAGGCAAACCGCAGCGTGCCGGCGGTGCTGATGAGATCGACCCGATTCGGCGGGCGCCCGAACTGGACCACGATTCCCGGCGTTGCCAGCTCCCGTGGGCCTTCCAGAAGGGGAACGTCTCCGCCCCAGAACTCCTCCAGAGCGGCATAGAGTCGCTCGGAGTTGGCTTCAGTGGGCTCATAGAGCAGGTCGACGTCGCCGGTCAGTCGAGGGTATCCGTGGTAGATGACCGCTTCGCCGCCGATGATCAGATAGCGGACGCTGTGCTCGTGCAAGAGCGCGAGCAAGGCGAGGATGTCCGGGGAGAGATGCTCACCCGTCACGTTTGCCACCCGGCCGCCTGAGACCTGCGACCCTGTCGCGGACGTCCGGACGGCGCTTGCCGTAGTAGCGCTCTCGCAGGATCTTCGCGATCCGCTGGCGTTCTTCAGGGGTAAGGCTTCGGTACAGGTCCGAGTCCCACTGCTGCGCTTCTGCAAAACCGTGTGCGATGTGCGCAATCCGTTCCACTCCGTGATTCAAGCACGAATGTTCGCTCCGAGCCCAGCGGACGTTCGTGCAAGGACGCGGCAAGAGCGCCACGGGTCCCGACGTGAAAGGCGGTACGTTCTCGCCTTTTCCGCGCCGGACCAACACCCTGATCGTATGGATGTTGGTTCGGCGCGGAACCATGGCCGACCGCAGCCAAACGAGTTATTGGACGAGAGGTGCTGTCCGAGGGCGACGTCTGGGTGCATTCCGGTCATCTGCGGGTGAGGGGACCCGACGGCGGGCGCGCGCTATCGCTCTTGGCGGCGGGGGAGCGCGCGCTCCCGGCAGCTTTGCGCAAGGTTGCCGCGCGCTACGGGGACGAGGTCATCGTCGTCAAGCGCGTCGCGCTGGAGATGCGTGTGAGTGGGGAGACCGCGCTGGTCTCCGAGGGCGCCTTGGTCGACGCACTGGCCAAGGCCATCGAGGAGAAGCTCAAACGCGGAGCTCGTACGGGAGAGCGCGCCGTCTTCGGCGCGGAGGCGGCGTGGTTCGAGAGCTCGGCGGTCTTCGTGGCGTACTATCTCGAGGCGCTGCAGGCTGGAAGCGCGACGCAGTTTCCGTATTCCTCCCTCTCGTCCTTGGGCGCGAGCTGGGATGCGGTGCTCCTCCACTGCGAGGGCAAGGGGCGGGTGTACCTGGCTGACGTGTTGGCGGAGCTCCACCGGACTTGCTCCCCGGGCGCCTTGGGTCGACAGCTTTCGGAGGCCACGGCGCTGCGATTGCTGCGGCAGTTTGGGGCACCTGGACGAGAGCCGTTGAGCGTGGCTCGGCTGCCCGTGGCGCTGTCCGTGGATCTCGCCAGCGCGGGGCTGGCGCCGGCAGCGGAGCTCGCGGCCCTTGCGGAGCTGTTCGCACTGTGGCCTCCGGCTCGTGACATGACGATCGTCCGTGGTGAACCCCGCACTGCGTCGATTTTGGAGCGCAAGGTATCCGCCGCGGGAGGACTGATCGCGTGGGCGTTGCTGCTGGAAAGCACGGGTCTGTCGCGAGCGTGGCGCGTCCGGGATCAGGCTTCACGGGACGCGGCGCGGGCGCTCGGCTGCGCGCTGGAAGGGCTACCGCAAAACGCTGCGGATCCGCTGCTGTTGCTGTTCAGTCACGAGGCCCCGGATGCCAGCCTTCTACCGCTGCTTCAGTGCGATCCGGTGGGATGCGAAGCGTTGCATGCAGCGAGCCTTTCCCTCGCCTGGGAACGCGGTTGGCTCGAAGGGGACGTACGTGTGTGTCGCGTTGCCGAACGCATCGTGGCCTTTGCGGAAAATGGCATCGTGGTGGACACGCTGGATGGGGACGACTTGCACGCGGCGGCGGAGGAGCTGGTACGGCGCCTGAGCCGCAGGACGGGACGGGTGCCGCGTTCGGTCGTTGTCTTGGATGAAGCGCTCCCCGCGGATCTGGACGCCGTGCTGGCCGTGGACGTGAGTCACGTGCCGCGCTGGCAACCGGGACTTCGCGCCGCGGCGTCCGTGCTGCGGCATGCCGCGCGAGTCGACCTCGACTGCGAGCTGTCCGACATGCGCAAGTGGCCCGCGCTGCTCTCGGTGTCTCCCAATCAGGTGTCGGTCGAGCTCCGGCGCGGCAACGTGAACCGCGTGGGTCGCATCCGCGAAGTCTCCCGCCTCGGCGGGCGCGTGCTGTCGCTCAGCGTGCGTTGACCGCTTCGCCGAGGGCGCGCACTCCGGAGGAACCCGTCTCATTGTCCCTGGGCCGAGCGGAGCGCACCTCCGGAGCGGCGAAACGTGACCACGCGCCCAGGGAGCGCAGCTGCTGGTTCACCCACGTTGCCGCCTCTAGGAGCACGCGCTCTGCTTCCCGCCGCTCTTCGTCGCTCAGTGCTTCGAAGTCGGGCCGATCCCCGAGCTCGGCGACGCAGGCTTCCACGGAGCGACCCAAGTGGCGCAGCCGGAAGACCACGGGATTGAGGGGCGTGCGGCCCGGGCGCGGCGCGCCGTTCGCGACTTTGGCCCGGCGCTGAGCCACTTCCCGTCGCAGCTCGGCAACGCCCATCGAAGTCGCCTCCACCCGGTCCAACAGCGCCACCTGCTCCGCCAGCGGAAGCCCGCACACGGCATAAAAGTGCCCGACTTTGAGCCGCTGCACCCGATCCGCGTCCAGGTGCTGCGCCACCACCCACAGCTTGGTGGCGCGAAACACCGTGGCAACGCTCACGCGCAGGCCGGAATGCCGCGCCAGCCGCCGGAATGAGGCGTGGTTTTGTCCGCGCCGCTCGAGATCCACCAGCTCCGAACCGAAGATCCGTTCGAACACCAGGCGTCCGATGCGCAGCTTGCGCTCGATCTCGCTGTCGTCCCCCAAGCGATTGAGCTCGGCGACCACGTCCGAAAGATCATCGTCGGAAATGAGACGTTGGCGCTGCACTCGTCCCTCCCTTCTCTTCTCCGGTATCAAAGCGGTCCGAGTGGCGCAACGGCAATCCAGGCGACCCTGGAAATTGCCCGACGTTCCTGCGTGAAGTTTCCATGACCCAGCCCCGCTGTCTCGTTGGTGCGCCGCGAGCCGCTTCGGAACCCTCGAAGGAGGAAAACCACCCGGCCGCCGGCCCGGCGCAGTCAGGTCACCTCGACGAACACCAGCTCGATGCCGCAGAGCTCCGCGTTTTGCGTGGCGCGCTCGGCCGCCGCGCGGAGCGCGCCGCCCTCGGGCATGGAACCC
It includes:
- a CDS encoding transglycosylase SLT domain-containing protein codes for the protein MRAVRTIAVCALLAAACAKNGPAGASAAADGAPMLARGVPQTAARAQALSDAGIDDTPLGEWAELVRMHRYRDAARAIDGLSEKERARPEVRFARARVAAAVSDHERAVRELTGLEEKLPVLSREIERARAESALEAGPYDVAVTYYGQKSDAESLTRAALALMRAGQLEKARAAADKAVSAAHRQKKNATEREAEARSQRALIAEKRGDKTGAETDLRWLAVNAPTLAGSEGVDERLAKVAPKRTLTAKERYARALALADEGRVEQTERELTLAGNKLKQAEILHAKGWALYSARHDYEKAAELLERASELGGEHTVSDAFYAARSRSRAGQDDRAIKMYEKLARRFPKTSWAENALYLAARLHYIGGKWNEASAAYGRYLGKYGRKGRFVKTATYEQAVAWLAAGRNAQAAKVFGRLADADDRDRYQARYRELEGAALAGAGQKDRAIKTFNKVIDEAPLSFSALASVARLSELKASVPPLIEPGKAAAQRAPLSVELPPKVKILHNVGLDHDAEDALEGYETSIQKRYAPRGEEALCRAYGVLSSAGRRYRVGQRAARWAELSEAPSSSSRWLWECIYPRPYESLVKEAGNEYKLPSELVYAIMRQESAFRPEVVSPAKAVGLMQLIPPTARRVAEELNMSYDPLSLYSPPVNIRMGSYYLSKVLGSFGGSVPLAAAAYNAGPTTVARWLDSGKKLPVDVWVARIPYGETRGYVNRVVGNVARYAYLSGGEGAVPKLALVLPQDLSVPSDLY